A region of Sporocytophaga myxococcoides DNA encodes the following proteins:
- a CDS encoding glycoside hydrolase family 3 protein, whose protein sequence is MKIRILFLLFTILISCKTKEKSLQTQSTPVETVKTRSKQLRDDSLNIMIGQMILVGLNDRTVLPTNDSIRKELNAGKIGSVIIFEKNISKTKSAETLKKLIADLQTETPIPLFVTIDEEGGKVHRLKEKYGFVKMPSAQYLGNLNNPDSTLFYTRNLAKELKELGINLNFAPDVDLGLNKENPVIYKVGRSYSANPQIVTEQALLSIEGHHEFGVKTILKHFPGHGSSSLDSHLGIVDITNQWKIMELWPYRDIIRSGNCDAVMTAHIINCHLDTSCLPATLSKPIINDILRDLLQFDGVVFSDDMQMNAISKNYGLENAIKLSINAGVDILLFGNNVHLDDRITATQIHNIIKKLVKSGEIKESRIEESFRRIMALKNKKVN, encoded by the coding sequence ATGAAAATCAGAATTTTATTTTTACTATTTACAATTCTCATTTCCTGTAAAACAAAGGAAAAATCTTTACAAACGCAGAGCACACCTGTCGAAACAGTCAAAACGAGATCCAAACAATTAAGAGACGACAGTCTTAATATTATGATCGGACAAATGATCCTTGTCGGATTAAATGACAGGACGGTCTTACCTACAAATGACTCTATAAGAAAAGAATTAAACGCTGGTAAAATTGGTTCCGTTATTATTTTTGAAAAAAATATAAGTAAAACAAAGTCTGCAGAGACTCTAAAAAAATTGATTGCAGATCTTCAGACTGAAACTCCTATTCCTCTTTTCGTCACCATTGATGAAGAAGGTGGGAAAGTACACAGACTAAAAGAAAAGTATGGGTTTGTAAAAATGCCTTCCGCCCAATACCTTGGAAATCTTAACAATCCGGATTCAACATTATTTTATACCAGAAACCTCGCAAAAGAGCTTAAAGAACTGGGCATAAATCTCAATTTCGCACCTGATGTGGATCTCGGCCTTAATAAAGAAAATCCCGTAATCTATAAAGTCGGAAGAAGTTACTCTGCAAATCCTCAAATTGTGACTGAACAAGCCTTATTAAGCATTGAAGGGCACCATGAGTTTGGGGTAAAAACCATTTTAAAGCACTTTCCTGGCCATGGAAGTTCTTCTCTGGATTCTCACCTGGGAATAGTAGACATCACCAATCAGTGGAAAATTATGGAGCTCTGGCCATACAGAGATATTATCAGATCAGGGAATTGTGATGCCGTGATGACTGCACATATTATTAATTGCCACCTGGACACTTCATGCCTTCCTGCAACTCTATCCAAACCTATTATCAATGATATCCTGAGAGATTTACTTCAGTTTGACGGAGTTGTATTCTCAGATGACATGCAAATGAATGCCATTAGTAAAAACTATGGACTTGAAAACGCTATAAAACTTTCCATAAATGCAGGAGTCGATATCTTACTTTTTGGTAACAATGTTCACCTTGATGACAGGATTACTGCAACTCAAATCCATAACATCATCAAAAAGCTTGTCAAGTCAGGAGAAATCAAAGAGAGCAGAATTGAAGAGTCTTTCAGAAGAATTATGGCGCTTAAAAACAAAAAGGTAAACTAA
- the hxpB gene encoding hexitol phosphatase HxpB, which translates to MIKAVIFDMDGILIDSEPLWKIAEKKAFAKVGIIMTTEMCNLTMGYRINEVTDYWYERRPWEGKTKDEVTEDIIQTVIDEIKAKGNELKGVKRSLKLLKEQNYKMALASSSAMRIINIVVDKLEIREYFDAICSAETEPFGKPHPAVFITAAEKLRIAPHQCLVIEDSVNGVIAGKAARMKVVAIPDESLSGDKRFIIADSILKDLDHLTLDLIESFS; encoded by the coding sequence ATGATTAAAGCTGTGATCTTTGATATGGATGGAATCCTTATTGATTCAGAGCCTCTGTGGAAAATTGCAGAAAAGAAAGCATTTGCCAAAGTCGGCATTATTATGACCACAGAAATGTGCAATCTTACAATGGGATACAGAATTAATGAGGTCACTGACTATTGGTATGAAAGAAGACCCTGGGAGGGAAAAACCAAAGATGAAGTGACTGAAGACATCATTCAAACTGTAATTGATGAAATTAAGGCTAAGGGAAATGAGCTTAAAGGGGTAAAGCGTTCCTTGAAACTGTTAAAGGAACAAAACTATAAAATGGCACTTGCCTCATCTTCTGCAATGAGGATCATTAATATAGTGGTAGATAAACTCGAGATAAGGGAGTATTTTGATGCAATTTGCTCGGCAGAAACGGAACCTTTTGGTAAACCTCATCCGGCTGTATTTATCACTGCTGCCGAAAAACTTAGGATTGCCCCCCATCAGTGTCTTGTCATAGAAGATTCCGTAAATGGGGTGATAGCAGGCAAAGCAGCCAGAATGAAAGTCGTGGCCATACCTGATGAAAGCCTTTCGGGAGACAAAAGATTTATCATAGCGGATTCAATCTTGAAGGATCTCGATCATTTAACTTTGGATTTGATCGAGAGCTTTTCTTAA
- a CDS encoding DUF5995 family protein, translating into MRKAGIEMPYFAAFYKSISIRIRSAIENKEFEDNVRMTEFIRVFANFYLDAYEKYHNNTLESDSPWFNAFETGKKKHTILQHLLLGVNAHVNYDLSNTCVVISPGKEIINLSKDYFKINQILSVAIVQLEKDIFYLSPVLGTLAKMIPKLERKLLNFSVSVARAKSCECACIQAMSDEKGKAEAREGSKAMAQEIGNRIMNPGLLANFAVFIIGITEVRGMKKNIEVLEMQE; encoded by the coding sequence GTGAGAAAAGCAGGAATAGAAATGCCGTACTTTGCAGCATTTTACAAAAGTATTTCCATCAGGATAAGAAGTGCAATAGAGAATAAAGAGTTTGAAGATAATGTGCGTATGACTGAGTTCATAAGGGTTTTTGCCAACTTTTACCTTGATGCTTATGAAAAATATCATAATAATACCCTTGAGTCTGACAGTCCCTGGTTTAATGCCTTTGAAACTGGAAAAAAGAAACATACCATCCTTCAGCACCTGCTGCTAGGAGTAAATGCACACGTTAATTATGACCTTTCTAATACCTGTGTAGTTATATCACCAGGTAAAGAGATTATCAATCTTAGTAAAGATTATTTCAAAATAAATCAAATTCTTTCTGTTGCTATTGTCCAGCTAGAGAAGGATATTTTCTATTTATCTCCTGTCCTGGGGACATTAGCTAAAATGATTCCCAAGCTTGAAAGAAAATTATTAAACTTCAGCGTATCAGTAGCAAGAGCTAAAAGCTGTGAATGCGCCTGCATTCAGGCTATGTCAGACGAAAAGGGAAAAGCAGAAGCAAGGGAAGGTAGTAAGGCAATGGCACAAGAAATAGGTAACCGAATTATGAACCCGGGTTTACTTGCCAACTTTGCAGTATTTATTATTGGGATTACGGAGGTAAGAGGAATGAAGAAAAATATTGAGGTGCTTGAAATGCAAGAATAG
- a CDS encoding VOC family protein: MLNNVPVLTTLPATDINRAKEFYEDKLGLTIEEFYEDMMVLDANGVKITVYERPKPTKADHTVMTFEVKDIENEINDLKNKGIVFEDYDMPDLNLKTNKNHVAVMENDKAAWFKDSEGNILCLHETLVK, from the coding sequence ATGTTAAATAATGTTCCGGTATTAACAACGTTACCGGCCACTGACATAAACAGGGCTAAGGAGTTTTACGAAGATAAACTTGGATTAACGATCGAGGAATTTTATGAGGACATGATGGTGTTGGACGCCAATGGTGTTAAAATTACAGTTTATGAAAGGCCAAAGCCGACTAAAGCGGATCACACTGTGATGACGTTTGAGGTGAAGGATATCGAAAATGAGATCAATGATCTCAAAAACAAAGGTATAGTCTTTGAAGATTACGATATGCCTGACTTAAATCTGAAAACCAATAAAAATCATGTGGCTGTCATGGAAAATGACAAAGCTGCCTGGTTTAAGGATTCTGAAGGCAATATCCTTTGTCTACATGAGACGCTTGTGAAATAA
- a CDS encoding glycoside hydrolase family 9 protein has product MNKLVYRLFFFSFIIISNSSKAQQETLKINDLEYLEMTGLNVMLAHDFYPESHQGGVGIIQNGLRIGTNGDLRLEPTPGQWQPVPKVGKRIVDRNKNEISVRMEYPDQEKNKKGFNPIIYPDLNFSYTLKIKPEGKAVRVIVDLDNPLPKEWIGKVGFNFELFPGILFGKSYYMDQSFGIFPRQLNGPGFIDQDKQYQTTPMAEGSKLVVAPESDRQRLVIENLKGNKLQLIDGRAQHNNGWFVVRSLVPEGASSNAIEWLITPHAIAGWKYEPVVQVSQVGYHPAQQKVAVVELDASETQRFPVTLYRIGENGAMLKVMETTPNDWGKFIRYKYLKFDFTSVQQPGMYVVKYNNYTTEPFQISKNVFKRNVWQPTLETFLPAQMCHMKVNDRYKVWHGFCHLDDARMAPTDSNHFDGYLQGNSTLCKHASGDRVNGLNRGGWHDAGDFDLRIESQAETVHGLSLAYELFKTNYDNTSIDQVNKIIEIHQPDGKADMLQQIEHGLLSIVGGYESLGRLYRGIICPTLRQYVLLGDPANMTDNRNYVNNISTTEPKVGYPGSADDRWVFTENNPERELNTAAALASASRVMKGFNDTLAAKSLAIALELWNRTKESDPLHRVKLANELLITTKDKKYADFLIAHTHLISKNIEQTGYVIGRSFSLINNKKYKENILKAVKAFRAKVDEQEKKNPYGIPYEPYIWGAGWGIQNFGVQQYFLHTSYPDIFPDTYMLHAMNFILGCHPGSNTSSFASGIGSKSLTVAYGFNRDDWSYIPGGIASGTALIRPDYPELLEWPYLWQQTEYVLGGGTTDYLFLILAADALLDKK; this is encoded by the coding sequence ATGAATAAATTAGTTTACCGTCTTTTCTTTTTTTCATTTATTATCATTTCCAATTCTTCCAAAGCCCAACAGGAAACTTTAAAAATAAATGACCTTGAATATCTTGAAATGACAGGCCTCAATGTAATGCTGGCTCATGACTTCTATCCTGAAAGTCATCAGGGAGGAGTTGGCATTATTCAAAATGGCCTTAGAATAGGCACCAACGGCGATTTAAGACTTGAGCCTACTCCCGGCCAGTGGCAGCCCGTTCCCAAAGTTGGCAAACGCATAGTGGACAGAAATAAAAACGAAATCAGTGTCCGTATGGAATACCCGGATCAGGAAAAGAATAAAAAAGGTTTTAATCCTATCATCTATCCGGACCTTAATTTTTCCTATACATTAAAAATCAAACCGGAAGGCAAAGCTGTCAGAGTGATTGTGGACTTAGATAATCCATTACCAAAAGAATGGATAGGCAAAGTAGGGTTTAATTTTGAATTGTTTCCAGGTATACTTTTTGGCAAATCATATTACATGGATCAAAGCTTTGGCATATTTCCAAGGCAGCTCAATGGACCGGGTTTTATAGACCAGGATAAGCAATACCAGACCACTCCTATGGCAGAAGGTTCCAAACTTGTAGTTGCTCCGGAATCTGACCGCCAGAGGTTGGTTATTGAAAATCTTAAAGGCAATAAACTTCAGCTTATAGATGGAAGAGCCCAGCATAACAATGGCTGGTTTGTAGTAAGGTCTCTGGTTCCCGAAGGAGCTTCAAGTAATGCCATTGAATGGCTTATCACTCCGCATGCTATAGCAGGATGGAAATATGAACCTGTAGTCCAGGTCTCACAAGTAGGTTACCATCCAGCTCAACAAAAAGTAGCGGTAGTAGAGCTTGATGCTTCAGAAACCCAAAGATTCCCTGTAACACTTTATCGTATCGGAGAAAACGGAGCAATGCTAAAAGTCATGGAAACAACTCCTAATGACTGGGGAAAATTCATCCGTTACAAATACCTGAAATTTGATTTTACTTCAGTTCAGCAGCCAGGCATGTATGTAGTAAAATACAATAACTATACTACAGAACCATTTCAGATCAGTAAAAATGTATTCAAGAGAAATGTATGGCAGCCAACACTGGAGACATTTCTGCCTGCTCAGATGTGTCATATGAAGGTTAATGACAGGTACAAAGTATGGCATGGCTTCTGTCACCTTGATGATGCTCGTATGGCGCCAACGGATTCAAATCACTTCGATGGCTATTTACAGGGAAACTCTACATTATGCAAACATGCTTCAGGAGACAGAGTGAACGGACTTAACAGAGGAGGCTGGCATGATGCCGGAGACTTTGACCTAAGAATAGAATCTCAGGCTGAAACAGTTCATGGCCTTTCGCTTGCATACGAACTCTTCAAAACAAACTATGACAATACAAGCATAGATCAGGTGAATAAAATAATTGAAATCCATCAGCCAGATGGAAAAGCGGATATGCTTCAGCAGATAGAGCATGGACTATTATCCATCGTAGGAGGATATGAATCTTTAGGAAGATTATACAGAGGCATTATATGCCCGACACTAAGACAGTATGTTTTGCTCGGTGATCCGGCAAACATGACAGATAACAGGAATTATGTGAACAATATTTCAACAACAGAACCTAAAGTGGGGTATCCCGGATCTGCAGACGACCGATGGGTATTTACGGAAAACAATCCGGAAAGAGAGCTTAATACTGCCGCCGCCTTGGCTTCTGCCTCAAGAGTTATGAAAGGATTTAACGACACCCTTGCAGCAAAAAGTCTTGCTATAGCCCTGGAATTATGGAACAGGACCAAAGAAAGCGATCCCTTACATCGAGTTAAACTGGCAAATGAATTATTGATTACAACGAAAGATAAAAAGTATGCTGACTTTCTTATTGCCCACACACATCTTATCAGCAAGAATATTGAGCAGACAGGTTATGTCATTGGGAGAAGTTTTTCTCTTATAAACAATAAAAAATATAAAGAGAATATACTTAAAGCTGTGAAAGCATTCCGCGCGAAGGTCGATGAGCAGGAAAAGAAAAATCCTTATGGCATACCATATGAGCCATATATCTGGGGAGCAGGTTGGGGTATACAGAACTTTGGTGTTCAGCAATATTTCCTGCACACATCATATCCTGATATATTTCCTGATACTTATATGCTTCATGCTATGAACTTTATTCTTGGTTGTCATCCGGGATCTAACACTTCCTCCTTTGCCTCAGGTATAGGATCAAAATCATTGACGGTAGCATATGGATTTAACAGAGATGACTGGTCATATATACCAGGAGGAATTGCTTCCGGAACTGCATTAATCAGACCAGATTACCCAGAACTTCTGGAATGGCCTTATTTATGGCAACAAACGGAATATGTACTAGGAGGCGGCACAACAGATTATCTGTTTCTGATATTAGCAGCAGATGCACTTCTGGATAAGAAGTAA
- a CDS encoding glycoside hydrolase family 9 protein, with protein sequence MKRKTLRGKQFSTTAVGLLAILSLGNTTAFSQKSTDDIRLNQVGFYPGASKVAIVVNSDATKFFVIDEAKKDTAFKGNLKKGSKWEFSEETASKADFSGLKKEGKYHLYIPGLGNSHSFEVNKKVHQDLGKASVKAFYYQRASTPIQKKYAGKFARKEGHPDTVVYIHPSAQTDKRPAGSVISSPGGWYDAGDYNKYIVNSGISTYTLLAAYEHNPEYFDTLKLNIPESSNKIPDILDEALYNIKWMLTMQDADGGVYHKLTNPNFDGFIMPHEADQKRYVVEKTTAATLDFAAVMAQAARVFNKYKKELPKFSEKCLYASKKAMEWATKNPSVLYDQAKISEKSPAIVTGAYDDKNVADEFQWANIELFVSTGDPVYYQNAKVKENLTSFNLPDWQSVNTLGLISLCRYSKTPDLEAVKNVLLKLADSYKNHALNESAFGVPMGQNKGHFTWGSNSFAANQGVILLQAYSLTKNHAYLNAAISSLDYLLGRNGTGYSYVTGFGKKSTMYPHHRPSQADGIEEPIPGFLAGGPNPQMQDQGDCPGSNYSSSLPAKAYMDHVCSYASNEIAINWNAPLAYLTLSIEAFMNEKSSIILNNENE encoded by the coding sequence ATGAAAAGAAAAACGTTAAGAGGAAAGCAATTTTCAACCACTGCAGTTGGCTTACTCGCAATCCTGTCTTTAGGAAACACAACTGCATTTTCGCAAAAAAGTACTGACGACATTCGTTTAAATCAGGTTGGATTTTATCCAGGAGCATCCAAAGTAGCAATTGTTGTCAATTCCGATGCGACAAAATTTTTCGTCATCGATGAAGCGAAAAAAGATACTGCATTTAAAGGAAACCTGAAAAAAGGAAGCAAATGGGAATTTTCTGAGGAAACAGCCAGTAAAGCAGATTTTTCAGGTCTTAAAAAAGAAGGGAAGTATCATTTGTATATTCCAGGCCTCGGAAACTCTCATTCATTTGAAGTAAACAAAAAAGTACATCAGGATCTTGGTAAAGCTTCTGTAAAAGCATTTTATTATCAAAGAGCCTCCACTCCTATTCAAAAAAAATATGCAGGCAAATTTGCGAGAAAAGAAGGGCATCCTGATACTGTTGTATACATTCACCCTTCCGCCCAAACAGACAAAAGGCCTGCAGGATCTGTAATATCTTCTCCTGGAGGGTGGTATGATGCTGGTGATTATAATAAATATATAGTCAATTCTGGTATTTCAACTTATACCTTATTGGCTGCCTACGAACATAATCCTGAATATTTCGATACTTTAAAGCTTAATATTCCGGAAAGCAGTAATAAAATTCCTGATATTCTTGATGAAGCTTTATATAACATCAAATGGATGCTTACCATGCAGGACGCCGACGGGGGAGTTTATCACAAACTGACCAATCCGAACTTTGATGGTTTTATAATGCCACACGAAGCAGATCAGAAAAGATATGTTGTTGAAAAAACAACTGCTGCTACACTCGACTTTGCTGCTGTGATGGCGCAGGCTGCAAGAGTTTTCAACAAGTATAAAAAAGAACTTCCTAAATTCTCTGAGAAATGCCTGTATGCCAGCAAAAAAGCTATGGAATGGGCAACTAAAAATCCTTCCGTATTATATGATCAGGCTAAAATCAGTGAGAAAAGCCCTGCTATTGTTACAGGAGCTTATGACGACAAAAACGTAGCAGACGAATTTCAGTGGGCTAATATAGAATTGTTTGTATCTACTGGTGATCCGGTGTATTACCAAAATGCCAAAGTAAAAGAAAACCTGACATCCTTTAACCTTCCGGATTGGCAATCTGTAAATACACTTGGACTGATATCCCTTTGCCGCTATTCTAAAACTCCGGACCTTGAAGCTGTTAAAAATGTACTCCTTAAACTAGCTGACAGCTACAAGAATCATGCACTGAATGAATCTGCATTTGGCGTTCCGATGGGGCAAAACAAAGGACACTTTACCTGGGGTAGTAATTCATTTGCGGCCAATCAAGGGGTGATATTGCTACAGGCATATAGTCTTACTAAAAATCATGCGTATTTAAATGCTGCAATTTCTTCTCTTGATTATCTGCTTGGAAGAAACGGGACAGGTTATTCATATGTAACAGGATTTGGAAAGAAATCTACTATGTATCCTCACCATCGTCCATCACAAGCTGATGGTATTGAAGAGCCTATTCCTGGATTCCTTGCAGGCGGCCCAAATCCTCAGATGCAGGACCAAGGTGATTGCCCTGGATCCAACTATTCCTCTTCACTTCCGGCTAAAGCATATATGGATCATGTATGCAGCTATGCTTCAAATGAAATTGCCATTAACTGGAACGCACCTCTTGCATATCTGACACTTTCTATTGAGGCATTTATGAACGAGAAAAGTAGCATTATACTTAATAATGAAAATGAGTAA
- a CDS encoding flavin monoamine oxidase family protein, producing the protein MAIGKTRVIVIGAGATGIICARELSNRGFLVTVLEAKDYVGGRAHSIHPESFSHPIETGAEFIHGDLPITKSLVREAGLSIIKVEGQSWHRYNGKLSTSQYFIEEWDLLMEKLQALEQDISIGEFLKKEFSDSRFDALRRSVVSFVEGYDAASVSNASAFALREEWLNEDFDAQYRIEGGYSKLMNYIKTECDKNGVRFSFSEEVTNIQWDVNKVLVRTKAGKFYESEKVIITIPIGVLQSENTILFKPEIKDRFEAIHKLGYGSVVKFLIEFKEKFWETLDPLNDGIGLKKMGFFFSDASIPTWWTQYPTDSTLLTGWLAGPSAEANKHKREEARLTEAVKALAYIFGFSEDQIRSKIKAWRIINWTEDVYSKGAYTYPTVEAPQARKQLILPVKDVIYFAGEGLYEGPEGGTVEAAFRSGLKTASELKVES; encoded by the coding sequence ATGGCGATAGGCAAAACGAGGGTTATTGTTATTGGAGCAGGAGCTACTGGAATTATTTGTGCCAGAGAATTATCCAATAGGGGGTTTTTAGTAACAGTCCTGGAAGCAAAAGATTATGTTGGAGGTAGGGCACATTCCATTCATCCGGAGTCTTTTTCCCATCCAATTGAAACAGGGGCAGAATTTATCCATGGAGATCTTCCGATTACAAAAAGTCTTGTCAGGGAAGCCGGACTGTCCATTATAAAAGTAGAGGGACAATCCTGGCACAGGTATAATGGCAAATTATCAACTTCTCAATATTTTATAGAAGAATGGGACCTGCTGATGGAAAAGTTGCAGGCCCTTGAGCAAGATATTTCAATTGGCGAATTTCTAAAAAAAGAATTTTCAGATTCCCGATTTGATGCTCTTCGAAGGTCAGTAGTTTCATTTGTGGAAGGTTATGATGCAGCTTCGGTTTCAAATGCAAGCGCTTTTGCACTCAGAGAAGAATGGTTGAATGAAGATTTTGATGCCCAATACAGAATAGAAGGAGGATATTCAAAATTAATGAATTACATTAAAACTGAATGCGATAAGAATGGTGTCAGATTTTCTTTTTCAGAAGAAGTAACGAATATTCAATGGGATGTCAATAAAGTGCTTGTCCGGACAAAAGCAGGTAAATTTTATGAATCTGAAAAAGTAATCATAACCATTCCGATAGGGGTATTGCAATCTGAAAATACAATTCTTTTTAAACCTGAAATAAAAGACCGGTTTGAAGCTATTCACAAATTAGGTTATGGATCTGTAGTAAAGTTTTTAATAGAATTCAAAGAAAAGTTCTGGGAAACTTTAGATCCTCTTAATGATGGTATAGGCTTGAAAAAAATGGGATTCTTTTTTTCTGATGCTTCCATTCCTACCTGGTGGACCCAATATCCCACAGATAGCACTCTTTTAACGGGCTGGCTTGCAGGTCCTAGTGCCGAAGCAAATAAACATAAAAGAGAAGAAGCGAGATTAACTGAAGCAGTGAAGGCTTTAGCATATATATTCGGTTTTAGTGAGGATCAAATTAGAAGTAAAATAAAAGCCTGGAGAATTATCAACTGGACAGAAGATGTTTATTCAAAAGGAGCATATACTTATCCTACTGTAGAAGCTCCTCAAGCGCGCAAACAATTGATCCTACCAGTTAAAGATGTTATCTATTTTGCAGGAGAAGGATTGTATGAAGGGCCAGAAGGGGGAACGGTGGAAGCAGCGTTCAGAAGCGGATTGAAAACAGCTTCTGAGTTAAAAGTTGAAAGTTAA
- a CDS encoding CYTH domain-containing protein yields MGQEIERKFLIKKDIWKNAAKGKASYLKQGYISTDPGKTIRVRVAEGKSFLTIKGKTEGIARAEFEYEIPIEDANELLNLFASNCIEKVRHEIVYDGKLWEVDVFSGDNEGLIIAEIELNSIDEKFTLPAWIDKEVSGDERYFNSNLSKNPFRKWEVES; encoded by the coding sequence ATGGGACAAGAAATAGAAAGAAAATTTTTAATAAAAAAAGACATCTGGAAAAATGCTGCCAAGGGAAAAGCTTCTTATCTTAAACAGGGATATATCTCTACAGACCCTGGAAAGACAATAAGAGTAAGGGTTGCAGAAGGTAAAAGTTTTTTGACTATCAAAGGAAAAACAGAAGGAATAGCCAGAGCTGAATTTGAATATGAAATTCCTATAGAAGATGCCAATGAACTCCTAAACCTGTTTGCCTCCAATTGCATTGAAAAGGTAAGGCATGAAATCGTTTATGATGGAAAGCTATGGGAAGTGGATGTGTTCAGCGGAGACAATGAAGGCCTTATTATTGCTGAAATTGAACTGAACTCCATTGACGAAAAATTCACACTTCCTGCCTGGATTGACAAAGAGGTAAGTGGAGATGAAAGATATTTTAATTCGAATCTTTCTAAGAATCCGTTTAGAAAGTGGGAAGTTGAAAGTTAA